Proteins encoded together in one Nostoc sp. PCC 7524 window:
- a CDS encoding chromophore lyase CpcT/CpeT gives MTHSTDIATLARWMAADFSNQAQAFENPPFYAHIRVCMRPLPWDVLSGVGFFVEQAYDYMLNDPYRLRVLKLDIVGDRIHIENYTVKQEENFYGASRNLQRLKTLNSEHLEKLPGCNMIVEWTGNSFKGQVEPGKGCIVFRKGQKTYLDSEFEINPEKFISLDRGRDLETDEHIWGSVAGPFYFVRWQSFADEVVINP, from the coding sequence GTGACTCATTCTACAGATATTGCCACCTTAGCGCGTTGGATGGCTGCTGATTTTAGCAATCAAGCCCAAGCTTTTGAGAACCCACCTTTTTATGCTCATATTCGCGTATGTATGCGTCCCTTACCTTGGGATGTCTTGTCAGGGGTAGGGTTTTTTGTTGAACAAGCTTACGACTATATGCTAAATGACCCCTATCGCTTGCGGGTGCTAAAGTTGGATATCGTAGGCGATCGCATCCACATCGAAAATTATACTGTTAAGCAGGAAGAAAATTTCTACGGTGCATCCCGCAACTTACAACGCCTCAAAACCTTAAACAGCGAACATTTAGAAAAATTACCAGGCTGTAACATGATTGTGGAGTGGACTGGTAATAGTTTCAAAGGCCAAGTCGAACCAGGTAAAGGTTGTATCGTCTTCCGTAAAGGACAAAAAACCTATTTAGATAGCGAATTTGAGATTAACCCAGAGAAATTTATCAGCCTCGACAGAGGACGCGATTTAGAAACAGATGAACATATTTGGGGTTCTGTCGCAGGGCCATTTTACTTTGTGCGGTGGCAAAGTTTTGCTGATGAAGTAGTCATCAATCCTTAA
- a CDS encoding tetratricopeptide repeat protein, with translation MLKPLSLMITATILWQFSSSLTLAQSQDPQQADKFPPNPLEITTPDPLLPPLRDKQPLSLPEQQKLETALDELNQEAAAKLQTGDKVAAFEIWNRELRLRRYLSAVAEVTALSRVGEIAWNRSDRQQLYYITQRLQAIQKQAQPKKSKTPNSVDLELLQALGVAYQKVRSPKPAIEVYNQVLAAVRQQKDTSREIDTLKTLAELHLSWFNYAQAAATYEELLKFATSTGERQDELTYLQQLAYIYQQAKQPQKSIDVLSKLQEIYSQNDHQTQLPTLQLAIAANYEILAKDNADLLLEAFKHYQEAYTTAWQLQQYGRAAEAVQKLIPLYRSQGQIDAALQTSQILLEAEARAANYYGMMQAYSQMGQLYLDKQDYPPALTAFNDGLEIARRLKHQEAYFTQQIEKVSKLKGNR, from the coding sequence ATGCTAAAACCTTTAAGTTTAATGATCACAGCAACTATACTTTGGCAATTTAGCAGTTCTTTGACGCTAGCACAAAGTCAAGATCCTCAACAAGCGGATAAATTTCCGCCGAATCCGTTAGAAATCACTACACCAGATCCACTTTTACCACCGTTACGCGACAAACAACCTTTAAGTCTTCCAGAACAGCAGAAACTTGAGACGGCGCTGGATGAGTTAAATCAAGAGGCGGCGGCAAAACTGCAAACTGGGGATAAGGTAGCAGCTTTTGAGATTTGGAATCGGGAATTACGCTTGCGTCGCTATTTAAGTGCGGTGGCTGAGGTAACAGCATTGTCACGAGTTGGTGAGATTGCTTGGAATCGCAGCGATCGCCAACAACTATACTACATTACACAACGGTTGCAAGCAATTCAAAAGCAAGCACAACCTAAGAAATCAAAAACTCCAAATAGCGTTGATTTAGAGCTATTACAGGCATTAGGTGTAGCTTATCAAAAAGTGCGATCGCCTAAACCTGCCATAGAAGTTTATAACCAAGTTTTGGCGGCTGTACGACAGCAAAAAGATACGTCTAGGGAAATTGATACTCTCAAAACTCTGGCGGAATTACATCTGAGTTGGTTTAATTATGCTCAAGCCGCCGCCACCTATGAGGAATTGTTAAAGTTTGCTACCTCCACGGGTGAACGTCAGGATGAATTAACATATCTGCAACAGTTAGCTTATATCTATCAGCAGGCGAAGCAGCCACAAAAATCTATTGATGTCTTGAGTAAGTTGCAAGAAATTTACTCCCAAAATGATCATCAGACACAATTGCCAACTTTACAACTGGCGATCGCTGCCAATTATGAAATCCTCGCCAAAGACAATGCTGATTTATTGCTAGAAGCTTTTAAACACTACCAAGAAGCTTACACAACAGCTTGGCAATTACAGCAGTATGGGCGTGCGGCTGAAGCTGTACAGAAATTAATTCCCTTGTATCGTTCTCAAGGACAAATTGATGCAGCTTTGCAAACTAGCCAAATTCTCTTAGAAGCAGAAGCCAGAGCCGCTAATTATTATGGAATGATGCAAGCTTATAGCCAAATGGGGCAGTTATATCTAGACAAACAAGATTACCCACCAGCACTAACAGCTTTTAATGACGGATTAGAAATAGCGCGACGACTCAAACATCAGGAAGCATACTTTACTCAGCAGATTGAAAAAGTATCAAAGTTAAAAGGCAATCGGTAA
- a CDS encoding SDR family NAD(P)-dependent oxidoreductase — MKSIAGKTVLLTGATGGIGVFIARALAKEKATVVLVARSEEKLNQICAEVDALGGKGISIAFDISNLEELPDLVDKINQFAGQIDILINNAAIEKYRNFQDYTLEDIQSILTTNLISGMELTRLIMPSMIARNSGHIVNIASGSGKKGAPYNSIYSASKAGLIMWTDAVRQELADTKVNISVVCPGYTAAGMFFAFGLPAPKLAKVSQPTEVAIAIIKAIKQNQPEVMLDGVLTRLLFSNIQLFPEFGDKIFNWIGVRQLNKTRAEN, encoded by the coding sequence ATGAAATCAATCGCAGGTAAAACGGTTCTCTTAACAGGAGCAACAGGTGGTATTGGAGTATTTATTGCGCGTGCTTTAGCTAAAGAAAAAGCGACTGTAGTTTTAGTTGCCCGTTCTGAAGAAAAACTTAATCAAATATGTGCTGAAGTAGATGCTTTAGGTGGTAAAGGAATTAGCATTGCCTTTGATATTAGTAACCTGGAAGAATTACCAGATTTAGTTGATAAAATTAATCAATTTGCTGGACAAATAGATATTTTGATTAATAACGCTGCTATTGAGAAATATCGAAATTTTCAAGACTATACCTTAGAAGATATCCAGTCTATTTTGACAACAAACCTGATTTCAGGAATGGAGTTAACCCGCTTGATTATGCCAAGCATGATAGCACGTAATAGTGGGCATATTGTGAATATTGCTTCTGGTTCTGGGAAAAAGGGAGCGCCATATAACAGTATTTATTCTGCTAGCAAAGCTGGATTAATTATGTGGACAGATGCTGTGAGGCAGGAATTAGCTGATACTAAGGTGAATATATCAGTAGTTTGTCCCGGTTACACTGCGGCTGGAATGTTTTTCGCCTTTGGATTACCTGCACCTAAATTAGCAAAAGTTTCTCAGCCTACAGAAGTAGCGATCGCTATTATCAAAGCGATTAAACAAAACCAACCAGAAGTCATGTTAGATGGGGTTTTAACTAGGTTGTTATTCTCTAATATCCAGCTATTTCCAGAATTTGGTGACAAAATATTTAACTGGATTGGTGTTAGGCAATTAAACAAAACCCGTGCTGAAAACTAA
- a CDS encoding GMC oxidoreductase, giving the protein MTNNHYDVIIIGTGAGGGTLAYKLAASGKKILILERGNFLPRNKRNWDSHEVMRYRNSENWYDKNGKSIEPNTHYYVGGNTKFYGGALFRLREQDFEKVIHQDGISPEWPLKYQDFAPYYDQAEKLYEVHGKRGLDPTEPATHADYPFPAISHEPYIQHICDALKDRGLHPFYLPLAIKLNEVNRHLSACIRCDTCDGFPCLMNAKADADINGIRPAMAYTNIKLLTNAKVVHLHTSPSGREVTGVEAEIAGTRQIFSGDIVIVACGAINSAALLLKSANDKHPNGLANSSQLVGRNYMAHKFAVIMSLSTELNPTVFPKTLAVTDFYWGEADFAYPMGSVQMLGNINKDKIAAYGPPLMPNIVAQTIANHSVGWLLITEDLPDVNNRVRVNGEQLFLEYTNNNESAFNRLIKRWTEVLKSIDSRHQKSQISIHIPQNMTVKEVGHQCGTCRFGEDAQTSVLDINCRTHDVDNLYVVDGSFFPSSTALNPTLTIVANALRVGDHLLERMG; this is encoded by the coding sequence ATGACTAATAATCACTATGATGTCATCATCATTGGCACAGGTGCTGGTGGTGGTACTTTGGCATATAAATTGGCAGCAAGCGGTAAAAAAATATTAATTTTAGAACGTGGTAACTTTCTTCCCAGAAATAAAAGGAATTGGGACTCTCATGAGGTAATGAGATATCGCAACAGTGAAAATTGGTATGACAAAAACGGTAAATCTATAGAACCCAACACACACTATTATGTTGGTGGTAACACCAAATTTTACGGTGGTGCGCTGTTTAGATTGCGTGAACAAGACTTTGAAAAAGTAATCCATCAGGATGGTATTTCGCCTGAATGGCCATTAAAATATCAAGATTTTGCTCCATATTATGATCAAGCAGAAAAACTCTATGAAGTACATGGTAAACGCGGTTTAGATCCGACTGAACCAGCAACTCATGCAGATTATCCCTTTCCAGCTATCAGCCATGAACCATACATTCAACATATCTGTGATGCTTTAAAAGACAGAGGTTTACATCCTTTTTATCTACCCCTAGCAATTAAACTCAACGAAGTAAATCGTCATTTAAGTGCTTGCATTCGTTGTGATACTTGTGATGGCTTTCCTTGTTTAATGAATGCCAAGGCTGATGCTGATATTAATGGTATACGTCCTGCAATGGCTTATACCAATATCAAATTATTAACAAATGCAAAAGTTGTCCACTTACATACAAGTCCTTCCGGGAGAGAAGTCACAGGAGTAGAAGCAGAAATTGCAGGTACACGGCAAATATTCTCTGGAGATATTGTAATTGTTGCTTGTGGTGCGATTAATTCAGCAGCATTATTACTTAAATCTGCTAATGACAAACATCCTAATGGATTAGCTAATAGTTCTCAACTTGTTGGACGCAATTACATGGCGCATAAATTTGCTGTCATCATGTCATTAAGCACAGAATTAAATCCAACTGTTTTTCCCAAAACATTAGCAGTTACTGATTTTTATTGGGGAGAAGCTGATTTTGCCTATCCCATGGGCAGTGTACAAATGCTAGGTAATATCAACAAAGATAAAATTGCTGCCTACGGGCCGCCATTGATGCCTAATATAGTAGCACAGACAATTGCTAATCATTCTGTAGGTTGGCTATTAATTACTGAAGACTTACCAGATGTAAATAATCGTGTGCGTGTCAATGGTGAGCAACTATTTCTTGAATATACCAATAATAATGAATCCGCATTTAATCGCTTGATTAAACGGTGGACTGAGGTTTTAAAATCCATTGATTCACGTCATCAAAAGTCACAAATTTCCATCCATATTCCCCAAAATATGACTGTCAAAGAAGTTGGACATCAGTGTGGAACCTGTCGTTTTGGTGAAGATGCCCAGACTTCAGTTTTAGATATCAATTGCCGCACCCATGATGTTGATAATCTTTATGTTGTTGATGGTAGCTTTTTCCCATCCAGTACCGCTTTAAATCCAACGTTAACAATTGTTGCTAATGCTTTGCGTGTGGGTGATCATCTGTTAGAAAGAATGGGATAA
- a CDS encoding heavy metal translocating P-type ATPase, with the protein MDNATLKLRGMSCAGCAKNIEDAVRSVPGVEQCSVNFGAEQATIKYDSTKTDLQTIQNAVDAAGYSAYPLQEENLMAGEDDEEKRHRQRESRDLQRKVIVGGIISMVLVIGSIPMMTGLHLPWMPPWLHNAWVQLLLTTPVQFWCGNSFYINGWKAFKRHTATMDTLIALGTSAAYFYSLFPTVFPSFFINQGLMPDVYYETAAVVITLILLGRLFENRAKGQTSEAIRKLIGLQAKTARLIRNGQELDVPIEQVQIGDVVLVRPGEKIPVDGEVINGTSTVDEAMVTGESLPVKKQLGDEVIGATINKTGSFQFRATRVGKDTVLAQIVKLVQQAQGSKAPIQRLADQVTGFFVPAVIAIAILTFIIWFNFMGNVTLALITTVGVLIIACPCALGLATPTSVMVGTGKGAENGILIKGAESLELAHKIQIIVLDKTGTITQGKPTVTDFVTVNGTANGNEIKLIQLAASVERNSEHPLAEAVVRYAQSQEVELAEVRDFEAVAGSGVQGMVSHHLVQIGTQRWMEELGINTQALQPDKERLEYSGKTAVWLAVNQEIQGLMGIADAIKPTSAQAVKGLQKLGLEVVMLTGDNRRTAESIASEAGIERVLAEVRPEQKAEVIKSLQVEKQGRRTLNHSPLPTQHPIVAMVGDGINDAPALAQADVGIAIGTGTDVAIAASDITLISGDLQGIATAIQLSRATIRNIRQNLFFAFIYNVAGIPIAAGVLFPIFGWLLNPIIAGAAMAFSSVSVVTNALRLRKFQAKVTV; encoded by the coding sequence ATGGATAATGCCACATTGAAACTGCGCGGCATGAGTTGCGCTGGCTGTGCCAAAAATATTGAAGATGCCGTCCGTTCTGTCCCTGGTGTTGAGCAATGTAGTGTGAATTTTGGGGCAGAACAAGCCACAATTAAGTACGACTCCACAAAAACTGATTTACAAACTATCCAAAATGCAGTTGATGCAGCAGGTTATTCTGCCTACCCATTGCAGGAAGAAAACCTGATGGCGGGTGAAGATGACGAGGAGAAAAGACATCGCCAGCGAGAATCCCGTGATTTGCAGCGAAAGGTGATAGTGGGGGGCATCATTAGCATGGTGCTGGTGATTGGTTCAATCCCAATGATGACGGGTTTACACTTACCCTGGATGCCACCTTGGCTGCATAACGCTTGGGTGCAATTATTACTCACTACTCCTGTACAGTTCTGGTGTGGTAACAGTTTCTATATCAATGGCTGGAAAGCTTTTAAACGGCATACCGCCACAATGGATACATTAATAGCTTTAGGTACAAGTGCGGCATATTTTTATTCCCTATTTCCTACAGTTTTTCCCAGTTTTTTCATCAATCAGGGCTTGATGCCAGATGTGTATTATGAAACTGCGGCGGTTGTCATTACCTTAATTTTGTTAGGTAGATTGTTTGAAAATCGTGCTAAAGGACAAACTTCAGAAGCCATCCGTAAACTAATTGGTTTGCAAGCCAAAACAGCGCGGTTAATTCGCAATGGGCAAGAATTAGATGTGCCGATTGAGCAAGTGCAGATTGGAGACGTAGTATTGGTTCGTCCTGGTGAAAAGATTCCCGTAGATGGAGAAGTAATTAATGGGACATCCACCGTTGATGAAGCTATGGTGACTGGGGAAAGTTTACCCGTGAAAAAGCAACTAGGTGATGAAGTAATTGGAGCGACTATTAATAAAACTGGAAGTTTCCAATTTCGGGCAACACGGGTAGGTAAAGATACTGTATTGGCGCAGATTGTGAAGTTAGTGCAGCAAGCCCAAGGTTCTAAAGCTCCCATTCAAAGACTAGCAGACCAAGTTACTGGTTTCTTTGTGCCTGCGGTAATTGCGATCGCTATCCTCACTTTTATCATTTGGTTCAACTTCATGGGCAACGTCACCCTGGCATTAATTACCACAGTGGGAGTGTTAATCATTGCTTGTCCCTGTGCCTTGGGTTTAGCTACACCAACCTCTGTCATGGTAGGAACAGGTAAAGGTGCAGAAAACGGTATTTTAATTAAAGGTGCTGAAAGTTTAGAACTGGCACACAAAATTCAAATCATTGTCTTAGATAAGACAGGCACAATTACCCAAGGTAAACCTACAGTTACTGATTTTGTTACCGTTAACGGTACAGCTAACGGTAACGAAATCAAGCTAATCCAACTAGCCGCCTCCGTAGAACGTAATTCTGAACACCCGCTAGCAGAAGCCGTTGTCAGATATGCCCAATCTCAGGAAGTCGAATTAGCAGAAGTTAGGGATTTTGAAGCAGTTGCTGGTAGTGGTGTTCAAGGGATGGTGAGTCATCACCTTGTCCAAATCGGGACACAACGCTGGATGGAAGAATTGGGCATTAACACCCAAGCACTGCAACCAGACAAAGAACGTTTGGAATACTCAGGTAAAACGGCAGTTTGGCTAGCAGTTAACCAAGAAATTCAAGGATTAATGGGAATTGCTGATGCCATCAAACCCACTTCTGCCCAAGCTGTGAAAGGCTTACAAAAGCTAGGTTTAGAAGTCGTCATGCTCACCGGAGATAATCGCCGCACCGCCGAAAGTATCGCCAGTGAAGCTGGTATTGAGCGTGTTTTGGCAGAAGTTCGCCCTGAACAAAAGGCAGAGGTGATTAAGTCCCTGCAAGTAGAGAAGCAGGGGAGACGAACTTTGAACCATTCCCCACTTCCCACCCAGCACCCAATTGTTGCAATGGTGGGTGATGGGATCAATGACGCACCAGCTTTAGCTCAAGCGGATGTGGGAATTGCAATTGGGACTGGTACAGATGTAGCGATCGCTGCTAGTGACATTACCTTAATTTCTGGTGATTTACAAGGTATAGCCACAGCCATTCAACTCAGCCGCGCCACCATTCGCAACATTCGGCAAAACCTCTTCTTCGCCTTTATTTACAACGTGGCTGGTATTCCTATCGCTGCTGGTGTTCTTTTCCCCATCTTTGGTTGGTTGCTAAACCCCATTATTGCAGGTGCAGCAATGGCGTTTAGCTCAGTTTCCGTAGTCACTAATGCTCTACGTCTGCGTAAATTTCAGGCAAAAGTAACTGTGTAG
- the hemJ gene encoding protoporphyrinogen oxidase HemJ: protein MAYSWFKAFHIIGIVVWFAGLFYLVRLFIYHVEANQEPEPARTILKNQYQIMEKRLYNIITTPGMLVTVAMAIGLLSTEPEVLKQGWLHFKLLFVVLLVGYHHYCGRLMKKLAADECRWSSQQLRALNEAPTVLLVVIVMLAVFKNNLPTDLTAWVIFAMIIFMAVTIQLYARKRRLDKEKLTAQIGQIPQEQS from the coding sequence ATGGCTTATTCCTGGTTTAAAGCATTTCATATTATTGGCATTGTGGTTTGGTTCGCGGGGTTATTCTACTTGGTACGGTTGTTCATCTATCATGTAGAAGCTAACCAAGAACCAGAACCAGCCCGCACGATACTGAAAAATCAGTATCAAATTATGGAAAAACGTCTCTACAACATCATTACTACGCCAGGAATGTTGGTGACGGTAGCGATGGCAATTGGTTTGTTGAGTACGGAACCGGAAGTTTTAAAACAGGGTTGGTTACACTTTAAGCTGTTATTTGTCGTTCTGTTAGTGGGTTATCATCATTACTGTGGTCGTTTAATGAAGAAGTTAGCCGCAGATGAATGTCGCTGGAGTAGTCAGCAGTTACGTGCTTTAAATGAAGCGCCTACTGTCTTGTTGGTGGTAATCGTGATGCTGGCTGTGTTTAAGAATAATCTGCCAACGGATCTCACTGCTTGGGTGATTTTCGCCATGATTATTTTTATGGCGGTGACTATTCAGCTTTATGCTAGAAAGCGCAGGCTGGATAAGGAAAAACTGACAGCCCAGATAGGACAGATTCCTCAAGAACAAAGTTAG
- a CDS encoding heavy metal-responsive transcriptional regulator, giving the protein MLAQEESKLIGLVAKESGVPIKTIRYYEELGLLKSSGRTEGGFRLFHTDVLARLHFIKRAQSLGLALSEIKEFLQVHDAGELPCEHIKTKLEEKVKDIDEQIRQLLILKQELEGLLSGWEIKPDNAHTTICPIIEKA; this is encoded by the coding sequence ATGTTAGCTCAGGAAGAATCAAAACTAATTGGTTTAGTCGCCAAGGAAAGTGGTGTTCCCATTAAAACTATTCGTTACTATGAAGAACTTGGTCTTCTCAAATCATCAGGTAGAACTGAGGGTGGGTTTAGATTATTTCATACTGATGTTTTAGCTCGTTTACACTTTATTAAACGCGCTCAAAGTTTGGGTTTGGCATTATCGGAAATTAAAGAGTTTTTGCAGGTTCACGATGCTGGAGAATTACCTTGTGAACATATCAAAACTAAATTAGAAGAGAAAGTGAAAGATATTGACGAACAAATTCGACAATTACTCATTCTGAAGCAAGAATTAGAAGGATTACTTTCCGGTTGGGAAATCAAACCTGATAATGCTCACACTACAATTTGTCCCATTATTGAGAAAGCTTGA
- the cpdA gene encoding 3',5'-cyclic-AMP phosphodiesterase produces MNTHKSLTVKMNQASPISIAQVTDIHLLAAENHQLQGIPTTESFQAVIERLQALRDELDLLLLTGDLSDDGTPQSYENLQYQLNLLKIPTYWLPGNHDCAIAMDKILNIGMLSRRKSFQRGSWNFILLDSSVPDNLYGYLSATTLEWLDCELQLLGENPTLVALHHPPLPVNSAWLDASRLKNPEELFAILERYPQVKLVLFGHIHQEFQQQHHCIEYLGSPSTCFQFHSESPTFAINQDFPGFRLLKLYPDGKWETRVERVPYPYPFKSAAIV; encoded by the coding sequence ATTAATACACACAAATCCCTAACCGTAAAAATGAATCAGGCTTCTCCCATATCAATTGCTCAAGTAACAGATATACATCTGTTGGCGGCAGAAAATCATCAACTGCAAGGGATACCTACCACAGAGTCTTTCCAAGCGGTAATAGAACGATTGCAAGCACTCCGAGATGAACTTGATTTACTGCTACTGACGGGAGATTTGTCTGATGATGGTACACCCCAATCCTATGAAAATTTACAATATCAGCTGAATTTACTGAAGATACCAACTTATTGGCTACCAGGAAATCATGACTGTGCGATCGCAATGGATAAGATTCTAAATATAGGGATGCTATCCCGACGCAAGTCTTTTCAACGTGGTAGCTGGAATTTTATCTTGCTGGACTCGTCTGTACCTGATAATTTATATGGTTATCTATCAGCTACAACTTTAGAATGGCTGGATTGTGAGTTACAACTACTAGGCGAAAACCCTACTTTAGTAGCGTTACATCACCCGCCTTTGCCTGTTAATTCTGCATGGTTAGATGCTAGCAGGCTGAAAAATCCTGAAGAGTTGTTTGCTATTCTAGAGCGTTATCCCCAAGTTAAGTTAGTCTTATTTGGTCATATTCACCAGGAATTTCAGCAGCAGCATCATTGTATTGAATACCTGGGTAGTCCTTCTACTTGTTTTCAATTTCATTCCGAAAGTCCAACTTTCGCCATTAACCAAGACTTCCCCGGATTCCGTTTATTGAAACTATACCCTGATGGTAAATGGGAAACTAGGGTTGAACGAGTTCCTTATCCTTATCCATTCAAGTCAGCCGCGATAGTTTGA
- a CDS encoding protein kinase domain-containing protein, which yields MVAGKILQGGKYTLIQEIGRGGFGITFKATHHYLEQEVVMKTINEKLRQHPDFAKFERQFQDEARRLATCVHPNIVRVSDFFVEDGLPYMVMEYIPGETLGEAFILPGIPLPEETAIHYIRQIGAALQIVHSNGLLHRDVKPDNIILRQGTQEVVLIDFGIAREFNSGVKQTHTGLVSEGYSPIEQYLTQAHRTPATDVYGLAATLYALLTGQVPTPALLRDREQMPTPRELQPHLSAAVNQAVMRGMAVEPRFRPPTVAEWLQLLPGSGVNFAPQIIPTQAVPTIDLSVHHQENLARAKKPTPIQKPSPFKNATFMAQKFGASKVVLGIGVAVVAATAGFSITNIFSGIQQPKSPSKPLFEERPMVPNGSRNSTVTSPQNSENNRQNSSASSSRDTAPVSTWRRRKRVPEQQTESPNPNSSSPEQSPQPTSEESSPSNSESPQITPNTSSTPSLVDKLRDIRSSRKANPANSSDSTPPSANQNSTSPEVEKPSNPVVIPASPPTEPKDTDSSSVVVPTLEVKQNSSNDSQAEKSQ from the coding sequence ATGGTAGCAGGCAAAATTTTGCAGGGTGGTAAATACACCCTCATCCAAGAAATTGGACGCGGTGGCTTTGGCATTACGTTTAAAGCTACTCATCACTACTTAGAACAGGAAGTAGTGATGAAAACCATCAACGAAAAACTGCGACAACATCCTGATTTTGCGAAATTTGAGCGTCAATTCCAAGATGAAGCCAGAAGGTTAGCTACTTGTGTCCATCCCAATATTGTCCGTGTTAGCGACTTTTTTGTGGAAGATGGACTGCCTTACATGGTGATGGAGTATATTCCTGGGGAAACCTTGGGAGAAGCATTTATCTTGCCAGGGATACCCTTACCAGAAGAAACCGCCATTCACTACATCCGGCAAATTGGCGCAGCATTGCAGATAGTCCACAGCAATGGTTTACTGCACCGAGATGTGAAACCAGATAATATTATTCTCCGCCAAGGCACACAAGAAGTTGTACTGATTGATTTTGGTATTGCCCGTGAATTTAATAGCGGTGTCAAACAAACTCATACAGGATTAGTGTCTGAAGGTTATTCCCCCATTGAGCAGTATTTAACCCAAGCGCACCGCACACCCGCTACAGATGTTTATGGTTTAGCTGCAACCCTGTATGCGCTACTAACAGGGCAAGTTCCCACACCAGCATTATTGCGCGATCGCGAACAAATGCCAACTCCCCGCGAACTGCAACCCCATCTCAGCGCCGCAGTCAATCAAGCCGTCATGCGTGGTATGGCTGTAGAACCTCGCTTTCGTCCCCCTACCGTTGCTGAGTGGCTGCAACTCCTACCCGGCAGTGGCGTAAATTTTGCACCGCAAATCATCCCCACCCAAGCAGTTCCTACCATAGATTTGTCTGTTCACCACCAAGAAAATTTAGCTCGTGCCAAAAAACCTACTCCCATTCAAAAACCATCCCCCTTCAAAAATGCCACATTCATGGCTCAGAAGTTTGGTGCTTCTAAGGTAGTTTTAGGTATTGGTGTAGCTGTTGTTGCTGCTACAGCAGGTTTTAGCATCACTAATATATTTTCTGGCATTCAACAGCCAAAGTCACCTTCAAAGCCTTTGTTTGAAGAGCGCCCAATGGTGCCAAACGGTAGTAGAAATAGCACGGTTACATCACCCCAAAACTCAGAAAACAACAGACAAAATTCTTCCGCTTCCAGTTCTAGGGATACTGCACCCGTCTCTACATGGAGACGACGCAAACGCGTACCTGAGCAACAAACTGAATCTCCCAATCCCAACAGCAGTTCTCCAGAACAATCTCCGCAACCAACTTCAGAAGAATCATCGCCCTCAAATTCTGAGTCACCCCAAATTACCCCTAACACCTCTTCCACACCATCCCTAGTAGACAAACTACGAGACATTCGCTCATCTCGCAAGGCTAACCCAGCAAACTCCTCCGATAGCACCCCACCCTCTGCCAATCAAAATTCTACTTCTCCCGAAGTCGAGAAACCGTCCAATCCCGTAGTCATTCCAGCTTCACCACCGACAGAGCCAAAAGATACAGATTCTTCTTCTGTGGTAGTACCAACCTTGGAAGTCAAACAAAATTCTTCTAATGATAGCCAGGCTGAAAAGAGTCAATAG